In one window of Aceticella autotrophica DNA:
- the purH gene encoding bifunctional phosphoribosylaminoimidazolecarboxamide formyltransferase/IMP cyclohydrolase, translating to MGKRALISVSKKTSILSFAKNLNLLGYEIVSTGGTYKILKENGLNVIKVSDVTGFPEIMEGRVKTLHPKIHGGLLAVRDNEEHSKALKEHDIKPIDIVVVNLYPFKETILKENVSLEEAIENIDIGGPSMIRAAAKNNKYVTIIVDPEDYDRVIEEIKEYGNTKEETRFYLAAKAFGHTALYDSLIYNYLTRIAGEQFPDVMTFAYEKEQDMRYGENPHQKAAFYKNTLKSYGISDCIKLQGKELSFNNINDANAAIELLKEFREAAVVALKHTNPCGVAVAENIYDAYIKAYECDPVSIFGGIVALNRTVDVKTAEELIKIFLEIVIAPDFEIEALEVLKKKKNLRILRLKEGYVNEYDIKKVEGGLLVQEKDEIDLNEDDLKIVTKKVPSEKEMKDLRFAWKVVKHVKSNAIVLAKDGATVGIGAGQVNRIWPTKQAIKHAGDKANGSVLASDGFFPFSDVVKTAKESGITAIIQPGGSIKDKDSIEEADKSNISMVFTGIRHFKH from the coding sequence ATGGGAAAGAGAGCACTCATCAGCGTTTCTAAAAAGACAAGTATACTAAGCTTTGCTAAAAATCTTAATCTGCTTGGATATGAAATAGTATCGACTGGTGGTACATATAAGATTCTTAAAGAAAATGGCTTGAATGTCATAAAAGTATCAGATGTTACAGGCTTTCCCGAAATCATGGAGGGAAGAGTAAAAACACTGCATCCCAAGATTCATGGAGGCCTTCTTGCAGTACGTGATAATGAAGAACATTCAAAGGCATTAAAAGAACATGATATAAAACCTATTGATATTGTTGTAGTTAATTTATATCCTTTCAAGGAAACCATTCTTAAAGAAAATGTGTCACTTGAAGAAGCAATTGAAAACATAGATATAGGCGGACCTTCTATGATAAGAGCGGCAGCCAAAAACAACAAGTATGTTACGATTATTGTTGATCCCGAAGACTATGACAGGGTTATAGAAGAAATAAAGGAATACGGCAATACAAAAGAAGAAACAAGGTTTTATCTTGCGGCAAAGGCATTTGGACATACAGCTCTTTATGATTCTCTTATATACAATTACTTAACAAGGATAGCAGGTGAACAATTCCCTGATGTAATGACATTTGCATATGAAAAAGAACAGGACATGAGGTATGGTGAAAATCCCCATCAAAAAGCGGCATTTTACAAAAACACCTTAAAATCATATGGCATATCAGATTGTATTAAGCTTCAAGGCAAGGAGCTTTCCTTTAATAATATTAATGATGCAAATGCAGCTATTGAGCTTTTAAAAGAATTCAGAGAAGCAGCGGTGGTTGCATTAAAACATACCAATCCATGTGGTGTTGCGGTTGCTGAAAATATTTATGATGCATATATCAAGGCATATGAATGCGATCCCGTATCGATATTCGGCGGTATTGTTGCATTAAACAGGACGGTTGATGTTAAGACTGCGGAAGAATTAATAAAGATTTTTCTTGAAATTGTTATTGCACCTGATTTTGAAATTGAAGCATTGGAGGTACTTAAGAAAAAGAAAAATCTAAGGATATTAAGGCTTAAAGAAGGATATGTGAATGAATATGATATAAAGAAGGTTGAAGGCGGACTTTTAGTACAGGAAAAAGACGAAATTGACTTAAACGAAGATGATTTAAAAATAGTTACAAAAAAAGTACCTTCCGAAAAAGAAATGAAGGACCTAAGGTTTGCATGGAAAGTGGTAAAACATGTAAAATCTAATGCAATCGTCCTTGCAAAAGACGGTGCAACTGTTGGCATCGGTGCAGGGCAGGTTAACAGGATATGGCCTACGAAACAAGCTATTAAACATGCCGGTGATAAGGCAAATGGAAGTGTTCTTGCATCAGATGGATTTTTTCCATTTTCAGATGTTGTTAAAACAGCTAAAGAATCGGGAATTACGGCAATTATACAGCCCGGTGGTTCAATAAAGGACAAGGATTCCATTGAAGAAGCAGATAAAAGTAATATATCAATGGTATTTACGGGGATAAGACATTTTAAACATTAA